ATTGCGGATTATGGCAATACATTTGGAGTTCCAACCGTGGGCGCAGGTTTGTATTTTGATGAAGCATACGACGGAAACCCTCTGGTGAACGCAATGGCAGTGGGTTTGGTGGAGCATCACAATTTGGCACGCTCCGCGGCCAGCGGACCCGGAAACATTGTGGTTTATGCCGGTGCCAAAACCGGAAGAGAAGGAATTCACGGCGCCACATTCGCTTCCGACGACCTGCAAGAAGACGCGGAAATGCCATCCAGCATTCAGGTTGGCGATCCCCATGCGGGAAAACTGTTGGCTGAGGCATCGCTTGAAGTGATAAACTCTGGTTTGGTGGTGGCAATTCAGGATATGGGAGCCGCCGGGCTAACCTGCTCCAGCTCTGAAATGGCGGGCAAGAACGGCTTGGGAATCCAGTTAAATATGGAGCAAATCCCTCTCAAGGAGCCTGATTTGGAACCTTGGGAGATTATGCTTTCAGAAACTCAGGAACGCATGTTGATGGTGGTGGAACCCAAAAACCTGGACGCTGTTTTGGATGCCTTCAAGTCCAAAGGTTTGGAAGCAGTTGTGGCGGGAAAAGTTACTGATGATGGGTTTTTGGCGGTGCTGAAAAATGGCGTGCTTTTGGCTCAAATTCCTGCAAATGCTCTCATCCTGGGTGGTGG
The Candidatus Cloacimonadota bacterium DNA segment above includes these coding regions:
- a CDS encoding phosphoribosylformylglycinamidine synthase subunit PurL; translation: MEIKVTPEMIEAHGISPEEYAMILEILGREPNHLELGIFSVMYSEHASYKNSILQIKTLPRDGKALLAKAGEENAGVVDIGGGYAVCFKIESHNHPSALEPFHGAATGLGGILRDIFTMGAKPIAAMASLYFGDPEKPRNSFLMDQALEGIADYGNTFGVPTVGAGLYFDEAYDGNPLVNAMAVGLVEHHNLARSAASGPGNIVVYAGAKTGREGIHGATFASDDLQEDAEMPSSIQVGDPHAGKLLAEASLEVINSGLVVAIQDMGAAGLTCSSSEMAGKNGLGIQLNMEQIPLKEPDLEPWEIMLSETQERMLMVVEPKNLDAVLDAFKSKGLEAVVAGKVTDDGFLAVLKNGVLLAQIPANALILGGG